The following DNA comes from Deinococcus sp. YIM 134068.
GAGTTCCTTGTAGCTCGTGACGCTCCACACGTCGGCGGCGACCCCGTAGGCTTCGAGCTTCCCCACGGCCTCCAGCGCCGCGCCCATCGCCGGGCCGCTGCTGAGAATCTGCGCCCTCAGCTCCGCGTCCCCCTTCCCGCTCGCCTGGAAGCGGTACATCCCCCGCATGATGCCGTCACGAATCTCCTCGTGGCTGCGCCCGTCCTCCGGCATGGGGGGCTGGACCTCGTTCTCGTTGTCGATGGTGACGTAGTAGAACTCCTCGATGTCGTCCACGTACATCCGCTGGATGCCGCGCTCGACGATCACCGCGAGTTCGTAGGCGAAGGCGGGGTCGTACACCTTGAGGGTGGGCACGACGTACGCCTGGAGCAGCGAGTTGCCGTCCTGGTGCTGCAACCCTTCCCCCGCCAGCGTCGTGCGGCCCGCCGTCGCGCCGAAGAGGAAGCCACGCGCCCGCTGGTCGGCGGCGGCCCACACGAGGTCGCCGATGCGCTGCATCCCGAACATGGAGTAGAAGACGTAGAAGGGAATGGTCGGCACGCCGTGGTTGGCGTAACTCGTGGCGGCGGCGATCCACGAGGACATCGCGCCGTCCTCCGTCAGCCCCTCCTCGAGCATCTGACCGTCTTTGGCCTCCTTGTAGGCCATCAGGCTGCCCGCGTCCACGGGCTGATAGGTCTGCCCGCGCGGCGAGTAGATGCCGATGCGCGGCACGAGCGCGTCCATGCCGAAGGTCCGGGCCTCGTCGGGCACGATGGGGACGACCAGCTTGCCGATCTCCTTGTCGCGCAGCAGCTTGCTCATGATCTGCACGGCGGCCATCGTGGTGCTCACCGCGCGGCCCTTGCTCCCGGCGGCGAACTCCTCGTAGAACTCGCCCGTCGGCACGGTGGGATGCGGGTAGTTCACGATGCGTTCGGGGACGAAGCCACCCAGCGCCTCCCGCCGCTCCAGCATGTACTTGATCTCGGGACTGTCGGAGGCGGGGCGGTAGTACTCCAGATGCTCGACCTGCTCATCCGTCAGCGGCAGCTCCAGCAGGTCGCGCAGGTTCTTCATCGCGTGGAAGTCGAGCTTCTTGACCTGGTGCGACACGTTGCGCGCCTGCGCCGTCTCGCCGAGGCCGTAGCCCTTCACCGTGCGCGGGATGATGACGGTGGGCTGCCCCCTATGCCGCACGGCGGCCTCGTAGGCGGCGTAAATCTTGTTCACGTCGTGCCCGCCCCGGTTCAGGAGTTCGAGGTCCGCGTCCGTCCACCCCTCGATCAAAGCCCTGAGTTCGGGCGTATTGAAGAACCCCTCGCGCAACTCCTTGCCCCCGAAGGCCGCGTACCGCTGCGACTCACCGTCCACCAGCGTCTCGAACCGCTTGACGATCTCGCCGTTGTAGTCCTTCTGGAGCAGCTCGTCCCACTTGGAGTCCCACACGACCTTGATGACGTTCCAGCCCGCGCCCCGGAACAGCGCCTCGAACTCCTGAATGACCTTCGAGTTGGCGCGCACCGGCCCGTCGAGGCGCTGGAGGTTGGCGTTCAGCACGAAAACGATGTTGTCGAGGTTCTCGTAGGCGGCGAATCTCAGCGCCCCGATGCTCTGCGGCTCGTCCATCTCGCCGTCGCCGACGAAGGCCCACACCTTCGCGTCGCCCACGGGCTTGAGGCCCCGGTTCTCCAGATACTTGATGTAGCGCGCCTGATAGATCGCCTGGATGGGGCCGAGGCCCATCGAGACGGTCGGGAACTCCCAGTAGTGCGGCATCAGCCACGGGTGGGGGTAGCTGCTCAGGCCCTCGCCGTCCGGGCTGAGTTCGCGCCGGAAGCGGTCCATCTGCGCCTCGCTGAAGCGGCCCTCCAGGAAGGAGCGGGCGTACACGCCGGGGCTGGCGTGCCCCTGGTAGAACACGAGGTCGCGGTCCTGCCCCGCCCCGTGCCCCCGGAAGAAGTGGTTGAAGCCGACCTCCAGCAGCTCGGCGGAGGACGCGTAGGTGGACAGGTGCCCGCCGAGGCCGTCCGACTTCTTGTTCGCGCGGATGACCATCGCCACGGCGTTCCAGCGGATCGCGTTGCGAATCTTGCGCTCCAGCTCCAGATTGCCGGGGTACTCGGGCTGGGCGGACACGTCGATGGTGTTGATGTACGGCGTGTTCTGCTTGAACAGGATGGGCGCGCCGTGGAAATAGGCGTAGTGGTCGAGGTCTTCGAGCAGTTGCGCGGCCCGGTCGTCCCCCGCGTTCGCCAGCACGTAGGCGAGCGAGTCGAGCCACTCCTGCGTCTCGATACTGTTGAGCTGCTCGCGTTCCTGGGAGGACAGACCTGCGCGCGGCGGCGTTTTTGTCATGCGGTCAGTGTAAGCCCGCGCATTCACCGCTTCCAACAAGGCAAAGGCCAATCATTCACCAGCCGGGGAGGTGAGTGTGACAAGCTGGAGTGGAGGAGCCTTGTTCCTCGCCTTACCTCTATGGAACTCCGCCACCTGCGCCATTTCGTCGCCCTCGCCGAGGAGGAACACTTCGGGCGGGCCGCCGAGCGCGTGTTCGTGGTGCAGCAGGCCCTGAGCAACTCCATCCGCAACCTGGAGGACGAGGTGGGCGTGCCCCTCGTGCTGCGAACAACTCGGCGCGTGCAACTGACCCCGGCGGGGCGCGAGTTCCTGATCGGGGCGCGGGAGACGCTGGCGCAGGCGGGGCAGACGGTCGAGCGGGCGCGGCGGGCGGCGCGGGGCGAGGTCGGGCGACTGACGGTGGGGTTCGTGGGCGGGCTGGCATTCGGCGGCCTGCCGGAGATCGTGCGGGCTTTCCGGGAGGCTTTCCCCAACGTCTCGGTGGACCTGCGCGAACTCACCGCGCAAGAGCAGGAGGCGGCGTTGCGCGGCGGCCAGATCGAGGTCGGCCTGATGCTGCTGCCCGTGCGCGATCCCGGCCTCGACTCGCGCCCGCTGTGGCGTCAGCCCCTCGTCGCCGCGCTGCCCGCCGGGCATCCGCTGGCCCGCAAACGGCGACTGAGGATCGGGGACCTCGCCGGGGAACGCTTCGTCTTTTTCCCCCGCCACCTGCGCGCCACCTATTTCGATCAGGTCATGCGCTGGTGCGCCGCCTCCGGCTTCACGCCCAACGTCGTGCAGGAGGCCATCGAGATTCCCACCCTCCTCTCGCTCGTCGCGGCGGGCCTCGGCGTCTTCCTGCCCATCGAGTTCTTCAGCCGCCTCGCCCTGCCGGGGGTGGTCTACCGTCCGCTGGAGGACGCCCCCGTGGTGGAGATCGTCGCCGTGTGGCGGCGCGAGGAGGGCCAGGACCCGACGCTGAGGGCCTTCCTGACCGTGGCGCGGGAGGCGCTGGAGAAGGGGGAGTGAGGCGGGATTGAGCGTTGAGGGGCGCGGCTCGGTCGCTTCGTTCACCCCCTCCCGACCTCCCCCCTCAAGGGGGAGGGGCTAAAAAGCTCATGCTTCTGCTCTCCAAAAACCGTCACTCTCGACGCCCGATTCTTACCCGTGGGCGGACGGTCCACTCCCACCACCACGTCGGCTCGCGCAGCTTCCTGGGTGGGCCTTCCAGATAGAGCGCAACAAGATCAGACCTTGCCACGCCAAGAATCCGACCACGGGCGCGGCCAACAGGCCCTTTGCCCAGCGCAGCGCCACTCCCCCTGCCCCCTCTGGGGGTAGGGGGCTGGGGGGTGGGGGCAAACGGAGCAAGATGCCTCGCCCCTCCTTCACCCAGCCAACATCCCTCCCCTCAGCCCTTCCCACCCACTACGTTCAGGGCGTAAACTGGAGGGATGCTACGGGTCAAGTCGGAATTCACGCCGTCCGGGGACCAGCCGACCGCCATTCGCAGTCTCGTGGACGGGCTGGAGTCGGGGCTGCGCTACCAGACGCTGCTCGGAGCTACGGGCACGGGCAAAACGTACAGCATGGCGAAGGTCATCGAGGAGACGGGCCGCCCCGCCCTCATCATGGCCCCCAACAAGATTCTCACCGCCCAGCTCGCCTCGGAGTTCCGCGAGTTCTTCCCCGATTCGGCGGTGGAGTTTTTCATCTCCTACTACGACTACTACCAGCCCGAGGCCTACGTGCCCGGCAAGGACCTCTTCATCGAGAAGGACGCGGCCATCAACCAGGAGATCGAGCGGCTGCGGCACTCCACGACGCGCAACCTGCTCACCCGGCGGGATACCATCGTGGTGGCGTCGGTGTCGTGCATCTATGGCCTCGGCGACCCCGCCGAGTACCGGGCGCTGAACCTGATCCTGAAGGTCGGCGACAAGGTGAGCCGCGACGACCTGCTGGGCCGCCTCGTCACCATGCAGTACGAGCGCAACGACATCGAATTGGCGGCGGGCCGCTTCCGGGCGAAGGGCGACACGATAGAAGTGTGGCCGAGCTACGACGAGCAGCCGCTGAGGATCGAGCTGTGGGGCGACGACGTGGACCGCCTCCAGATCGTCCACCCGCTGACGGGCGACAAGCTCGGCGACCTCGACGCCACGGTGGTCTATCCCGCCAAGCACTACGTCTCCAGCGCGGGCAACATCGAGCGGGCCATCGTGACGATTCAGGAGGAACTGGACCAGCGCCTCGACTACTTCAAGAGCGTGGGCAAGCTGCTGGAGGCGCAGCGCATCAAGGAGCGCACCCTCTACGACCTGGAGATGCTCAAGGTGCTGGGCTACTGCTCGGGCATCGAGAACTACTCGCGGCACATCGACGGGCGGGCCATCGGTGCCACGCCGTACACCATGCTCGACTACTTCCCGGACGACTTCATCACCTTCATCGACGAGTCGCATGTGACGGTGCCGCAGATTGGCGGCATGGCGAACGGCGACCGGGCGCGCAAACAGACCCTCGTGGACTACGGCTTCCGCCTGCCCTCGGCGATGGACAACCGCCCGCTGAACTTCGCGGAGTTCTCGGAGAAGACCGGGCAGACCGTCTTCGTCTCCGCCACGCCCGGCCCCTACGAGCGCGAGGTCAGCGACTCCGTGGCCGACCAGATCATCCGCCCGACGGGGCTGGTAGACCCGCCCGTGACGGTGCGGCCCATCCAGGGCCAGATCGATGACCTGCTGGGCCGGGTGCGCGAGCGGGCTTTGAGGGGCGAGCGAACGCTGGTCACCACCCTGACTAAGCGCATGTCGGAGGACCTGACCGAGTACATGCTGGAGAAGGGCGTCCGCACCCGCTACATGCACTCGGACATCGACTCGGTGGAGCGTCAGGTCATCATCCGCGACCTGCGGCTGGGGCATTACGACGTGCTGGTGGGCATCAACCTCTTGCGCGAGGGACTGGACCTGCCGGAGGTGTCGCTCGTCGCCATCCTCGACGCGGACAAGCCGGGCTTCCTGAGAAGTGAGCGGGCGTTGATTCAGACCATCGGGCGGGCGGCGCGCAACCTGAACGGCGAAGTCATCCTGTACGGAGACACGATCACGCCCGCGATGAATTACGCGATGGAGGAAACCCGCCGCCGCCGCGAGAAGCAGACCGCCTACAACGAGGAACACGGCATCACGCCCACCACGGTCGTCAAGGGAGTCCGCAACGTGATTCGCGGCGAGGAGACGCCCGACGAGATCAGCTCCGAGAACGTGGGCGACGACCGCGACGCGCTGACCGCCCAGCTCACCGACCTCGAACTCGACATGTGGCAGGCGTCCGAGGACCTCGACTTCGAGCGCGCGGCCTCCCTGCGCGACCAGATTCGCGCCATCGAGGCCAAGTTGCAGGGCAGGGAGTTCAAGCAGGCGACGGTGCCGGGGCAGAAGGTGCGGAGGAAGGGGCGGCGGTAGGAACAACCCGGAGGGAGGGCCGCTTCACACGAGGCGGCCTCTTTCCTTGGTCGCGTTGGTGGGTCGTCCTACATCCAACCGTCCGGCTTTTCCTTAAGCTTCAGACAGTCACTCAAAGGAGAGCGTATGAGCAACGACTACCGGCAGGACCTGTTCCGCTATGTGGCCGAGGAGTTCGCCGAGGATTACCGCGAGGGAGAGCTGCCCCGCCGCGAGTTCCTGCGCCGGAGCGTGCTGCTGGGCGGCTCGGTCCTCGGCGCGCGGGCGCTGCTCGCGTCCCTGGGCGTGATGGGCATCAGCGCCGCCGAACTGGCCGAGGCGCAGACAGCCCCACCCCAGAACGAACCCGCCACCAGCAGCTATCAGGTGGCACCCGACGATCCCAGCATCGAGGCCGCGCCCGTGGCCTACGAGGCGTTGGGGCGGACCAACTTCGCCTACCTCGCCCGTCCCCGTGGCGTGGCGAGTGCGCCCATCGTCATGGTCATCCACGAGAACCGGGGCCTCCAGCCGCACATTCAGGACGTGGCCCGGCGGGTCGCCAAGGCGGGCTTCATCGCGCTCGCGCCCGATTTCGTCTCGTCGGAGGGGGGGACGGCGCGGTTCACCGATACCGCCCAGATTTCCGCCTTCATCGCTCGCACGCCCGCCGAGACGCACGCCGCGCACGGGCTGGAGGCCGTGAAGTTCCTCAAGGCGCAGCCCGGCGCGCAGGTCGAACGCTTCGGGATGCTGGGCTTCTGCTGGGGTGGGGGCATGACGTGGCGCATGTCCACGCTGCTGCCGGACCTCAAGGCCGCCATCCCCTACTACGGGCCGTCCCCCTCCTTCGAGGACATTCCCAAGATCAGGGCCGCCGTGCTGGGCATCTACGGGGGGCGCGACGCCCGCATCACCTCCAACGCCCCGGCGACGAGGGAGGCACTCGCGGCGGCGAACGTGCGGCACGAGTTCCTGATCTATCCGGGGGCCAACCACGCCTTCCACAACGACACCGGGCAGAATTACAAGCGCGACGCGGCGGAGAACGCCTGGGCGACGACGCTGGTGTGGCTGCGGGGGAACTTGTAGGGGGTCGCCAGTCGCTAGAGAGTGCATAGGGCGGCGGGGGGAGGTTGCCACGGGTACCATCGGGCATGAACCCTCGCCTGCGCGGCCCCTGAGCGTGGTGGACTATCTGCGGACGGAGCGTGAAAGCTCCTTCCGGCGGGAGTATGTGGGCGGCTTCTGGTACGGGCCTCACGGCGAGGCGGCGGACGAGGACGGCGCGAGCGCGGGGCACGGCCTCATCAAGACCAACCTGTTGGGCACGCTGTATCCGACATGCCGGGGCCTGGGCTTCCGCCTCTTCTCCTCCCAGTTCAAGCTTCATATCGCCGAAAAGGCTGCGTTCTACTCCCCCGACGTGATGGGCTGCCTGGACGCACCCGAGGACGACTCTTACGCCACCTCGCCCTGCCTCCTTGCCGAGATCGTCTCGGAACGGTCGGAATGGACCGATAGACACGCCAAATATCACGCCTATACGTCCATCCCCAGTCTCCAGACCTACCTGATCGTCGAGCAGGACGAGCGGCGTGTCTATGCCTACGAGCGCGAGGGCGGCGAGTGGGAGCTTCAGGAACTCGCCGGGCGGGGCAGCGTCCACATCTCATGTCTGGGACGGACGCTCTCACTGGACGATATCTACGCCTGGGTCCTCTGATCCCACCGTCCGATCCCACGGCTGGCCCACCCGCACGGTAGGCTGGCGGGCATGACGGCCATGAATCCTAAGGGGGACCTGATCGCACGGCTGACGGCGCTGGGTCTGGGCACGCCGACCTTCGACGCGACGGCGGAGGGACCGCCCCACGAGCGCACCTTCCACGTCACCGTCTCGGCGGCGGGGCGCACGCTCGGCGAGGGCGAGGGCCGCTCCAAGCGCGACGCGGAGAGGGCGGCGGCGGAGGCGGCCCTGGCAACGCTGGACAGCGGGCCGAACGCCGCAGAGAGGGGGGAGCCGGAGGCGAGCGGCAGATGGCCGATCTACTCGCATGTTCTGGCCGAGGCGCTGGAGGTGGCCCTCGACCTCGCGGACGACGATGCGGAACTGGACGACGTGCGCCGGGACGCCGCGCGGCTGTACCGGGGGCTGCTCGCCGACCTCGGGCACGGGCCGGAGGGGGGGTGAACCTTTGAGCCTCACCCTCCCCGCCCGACCTGCGGGCGTGCTGTTCGACATGGACGGCGTGCTGACCTCCAACAATCCCTGGCACCGTCAGGCGTGGCAGGAGGTCGCCGCCGAGCTGCTGGGCCTGACCCTCACCGACCACGACCTCGACACGAAGGTGGACGGCGGGCGCAATCCCGAGATCATCGAGCGGCTGACCGGACAGGTGCCGGACGAGGAATTGGCCCTGCGCTTCCACCACGCCAAGGAGGGCCGCTACCGCGACCTGGCACGCGGCAATCTGCGCGAGGTCGTGGGGCTGGGCGAGTACCTGGACGCGCTGGAGACACGCGGCATCCCCTTCGCCCTCGTCACGAGCGCGGACGCCGTGAACGTGGAGTTCGGGATGGAGGCGCTCGGCTTCGGCCACCGCTTCGGGCCGCGTATCCTGGGCGAACACGTCACGCGCGGCAAGCCCCACCCCGAACCCTTCGAGCGCGGGGCGGCGCTGCTCGGCCTCGACCCCCGCGCCTGCCTCGCCCACGAGGACGCCGTGAACGGGGTGAGGAGCGCGGTGGGGGCAGGTTGCACGGTCGTGGCGTTGACGACCACCGCGCCCTCCACCTCCTTGATTGCGGCGGGGGCGGCGCTGACGGTGCCGGATTTCACGAGTTGGCGGGAATGGCTGGAGGAGTGAGCCGCCAGCAGCCAGCTTCCAGCGACCGGCAGAACACGGCCTTTCTGCTCCTCCCCCCTTACGGGAGAGGCTGGGAGAGGGGTGGCAAGCACAGCCTGCCCTTCTCGTCGCCGTCCATCTGCCCACCCGGAACCAGCCCGACATGAAAGGAGCCGATGCCGAGGACCGCGCCGCCGCCCACCTCGCCTTGCTAGGGCGGGAGGTCGTGGCGCGCAACTACCGCATTCCGGGCGGGGAGATCGACCTCATCACCCGCGAGGGCGAGACGCTCGTCTTCACCGAGGTCCGGCAGAGGAAAAACGCCCGACATGGCAGCGCCGCCGAGAGCGTGACTGCGCGCAAGCTCGCGCTGATGCACCGCGCCGCCCTCACGTACCTGACGCGCGAGCATGGCCGCGACGACCTCCCCTGCCGCCTGGAGGTGCTGACCATCGACGGACCGGCGGCGACGGGAACGGTCACGCTTATTCCGTTGGACGGGGCGTAGCCCGCGTTACCAATTCCTCAGCGACTCAAGGAATATCCGCGCCAGATCGTCGGCACTCGGCATCTTCGGCGCGACGGCGAGGAGGCGTTGTTGCTTCATGGCACCGTCCACGAGAGCGGGAATATCGGCCTCGTCGTAGCCGAGTTCGCGGATACCGCTGGGAGCGCCCACGTCGCGCATGAGAGCGGTCAGGGCACGGGGCAACGCCTCGCGGTCGTCGGGGTCGTACTCCTCGCCCGTCAGGAAACTCGCGGCCTGAAGGTGCCTTGCCGGGGCCGCGTCGAAGGTGAAGCGGAAGGCGGCGGGGGCGGTCACGATCACGGAGAAGCCGTGGGGCACGAAGACCTTTTCGCCGGGGTAGCCCGGATGGCGGTAGACGTGCCGCCGCCCGGCGAGCGGGTACGCGCAGGCGTGCGGAATGTGGACGCCTGCCGAACCGAACCCCACGCCCGCCATCGTCGCGCCGAGCATCATGAAGCCGCGCGCCTCCACATCGTCGCCGCCCTCGACGGCCCGGCGCAGGTACTCGCCGCCGTAGCGGATGGCCTGCGCCGACCACAGGTCCGCCACCGGGTTGCTGCCCTGATAGGGCGGGCGCTCGTCCGCGCTGGCGGGGCGGGGGCGGCTGGTATACGGGCGGCTCAGGAAGCTCTCGGCAGCGTGACACACCACGTCCAGTCCGGCGGCGGCGACCACGGCCCCCGGTGCTGTGCGGGTGAGTTCGGGGTCCACGAGGGCCTGCGTGGGCCGGAGCGCCCGGTGGCTGATGCCCGTCTTGATGCCGAGGTGCGGAAGGTCGAGAATCGCCACGGTCGTCGCCTCCGACCCCGAGCCGGAGGTCGTCGGGATGGCGAGGAGGGGACGCAGGGGTCCGGGCGGTTTGCGTCCCCCGCCGACGGGTGGATTTACGTAATCCATGATCTCGCCGCCGTGCGTGGCGAGGAGGTTCGCCACCTTCGCCGTGTCGATGGCACTCCCCCCGCCGAGGGCCACGAAGCCGTCCGCGTTCGCCTCCCGCGCGGCCCGCACGGCGCGGTTCAGGGCGTCCAGCCCCGGCTCCGTCTCCACGTCGTCCCACTCCATGAGATCGGCCCCGGAGGCGCGCAGGCTCTCCAGCACGGGGTCCGCCACGCCACACGACCGCACGTGAGGGTCCACGACCACGAAGGCGCGGCGCACCCCCAGCCGGGCGAGTTCCCACCCCGCCTCCCGCGCGGCCCCCGGCCCAAATTTCACGGGCGTGGCCTCGATGGTGAAGATCGTCTCGTGGTCGGCCAGTGTCATGCGTTCCCCCCCAAGCTGATTGCCCTGTCCGGGGAGGCTAGCACCGGGCGGGGGACGGCTCAACTGGGAGCGAGGGTCTAGCGGGCGGTTGGGGCACTTCACCGCGTGCGACCCCTCCGCCCCTTCGGGGCACCTCCCCTTGAAGGAAGGCCAACGGCCAACAAAGGCTCCCTTTAAGGGGAGCTGTCAACGAAGCTGACTGAGGGGTCGCACGCAGCGTCACTGAGTCAGCACCCATCCACAACCGTCACACCTGCCCCAAGATCAGAAGACGGGCGGAAGCTCCTGCACGCCGCTCGGCTCGCCGCCCTCCTGATAGGAGTCAGCGGGCGGCTCGGGCAGCTCGTATTCCGGCGCGATGTTCTCCTCGGGCAGGGGTTCGGGCAGCGGCTCCGGCTCGATGGGCGCAGGCTCCGGCGTCTCCACGGGTTCGGGGACGACAGGTTCCTCAACGGGCGCGATGGGCACTTCCGGCAGCGGGTCGGGCTGCTCGGCGGTGGGGATGTCCTCGGGGGGCGTGATCTCGGTGCCCTGCTCGCCCGTGAAGCCCTCCTCCACGGGAGGCTCAGTGGGAATTTCACTGACAGGAACTTCTTCCGGGAGAGGTTCGGGGGTCGGTTCCGATGCGGGCGTCTCCGTCACGACCTCGGGTTGAGGTTCGGGGACGGGGGCTGGGGTCGGGTCGCGCCGTCCGCCGAAGAAACCACCGCCACTGTTCCCGCTGCCGTCCCGCGCGACCTGTTCCCGGTCGGCTTCCTCCTCTCGGAAGGCCATCTCCACCTGACGGACCACCCGGTAGGTGATGCCGCCCGGCTCGGCGAAGGTCTGCCGGGGCCGACCCGCCAGCGCACCCGCCACCGCCTGTTGCCACACCGGGGTGGGAATCTCGCCGCTGTAGGCCCAGTTCGGCAGCGCGCCGCCCGCTTGCTTGCCGACCCAGACGGCCCCACTCACGAGGGGCGTCACGCCCGCGAACCACAGGTCCTTCACGTCGTTCGTGGTGCCCGTCTTGCCGCCCACGTCCCAGCCGGGAATCTGCGCGCGGGTGGCGAGGCCGCCCTGATAAACGGTGAGGTCGTTCACCACGCCCCGAATCATGTCCAGCCCCAGCCACGCCGTCCGCACGTCCCACACCCGCTTGGCCTGCGGCGCGGGCCGGGTGTAGAGGACCTGTCCCCGCCCGTCCTCCACCCGGCGCACGAGGCTCGGCGCGTAGTACAGCCCCCCGTTGGCAAAGGAGGCGTAGGCGGCGGCCATCTGGAGCGGACTCGCCTCCAACGTCCCGATGCTCAGCGGCAGGCCCGCGTTCGGCGGCGGGGTCAGGCCCAGCTCGCGCAACTTGGCCTCGAAGCTCTTCAGCCCGAGTTCCTGCGCGATGCGGACGGTGGGGAGGTTGAGGCTGTGGTCGAGCGCGTACCGCATCGTGACGTAACGGCCCGTCCAGCGCCCGTCGTAGTTCTGCGGCTGGTAGTCGCCCCCGATGGGTGAATCGAGTACCGTGTCGCTCTGCTTCCAGCCCCGCTCCAGCGCGAGGGTGTAGAGCAGCGGCTTGATGGAGGAGCCGACCTGCCGCCGCGCCTGGGTCGCGTTGTTCCAATCGCCGGGCCGCCCGCCCGTGAGCTTCTGCCCGACGAGGGCCAGTGCCTCACCGTTCGCCGGGTTGACGAGCGCGATGCCGAGCGTCGCCCCGTCGGGCAAGCGGGCGTTTAGACTCGCCTGTTCGGCACTCCGCTGCGCCGTGAGGTCCATTCCGGTGAAGACCTTGCCGCCGCCGTACAGCGCCTTGCGCCCGATGGCGGGAATCAGTTCGCGCTCCACCGCTTGAAGGTAGTGGAAGGCCGACTGCACGGGCGGGGGCGGCATGTTCTCCTGAATGCGCTCGGGCCGCTCCAGCACGGCGGAGCGCACAGTGCCGTCCGCATTCCAGCCGATGCGCCAGCCCGCCGGGTAGATCGGGGTGCGCCACGCCTCGTTCGCCTGCGCCCGCGTCACGCGCCCGTCCTCCACCATGCGGTCGAGCAGGCTCCGCATCAGGGGGCGGTACGCCTTGAAGTCCTTGTACCGCTTGTTGGGCGCGGGCACGATGGTCGTGAGGTAGACGCTCTCGGCGAGGTTGAGCTGCGCCGCACTCTTCCTGAAGTACGCACGCGCCGCCGTCTCCGCCCCGATGATGTCGCTGCGGCCCCCATCGCCCCAGTAGATGACGTTGAGGTAGGCGTTCAGAATCTGCTGCTTGCTGAAGTTGCGCTCAAGCTGGTAGGCGAGGATCGCCTCCTTGAACTTGCGCTCCGCCGTGCGCGCACTCTTCAGGTCGGCGAGCAGCGTGTTCTTCACGACCTGCTGCGTGATGGAACTTCCGCCCTCCAGGTCGTTCTGGAGCAATCCCTTGAGCAGCCCGCGCGCGATGCCGATGTAATCGACTCCGTGGTGCTCGAAGAAGCGGCGGTCCTCGCTCGTCACGATGGCCTTCTGCAAGGGCGGGCTGATCTGATCCAGGCGCAACAGGTTGCGGTTGACACCTTCCCCGCTGCCCAGCGTCGGCGTCAGCGTGCCGACGAGCGCCCCCGTCCGGTCGTACACGCGCGTCTGCCCGCTGAACTCCAGCACGTCGAGGTCCTGCACGCTCGGCAGGTCGCGCCCCCACATCCACCACAGGCCGCCCGCGCCCGCCGTTCCCAGCAGGAGCAGCACACCCAGGCCAGTGAAAAACC
Coding sequences within:
- a CDS encoding transglycosylase domain-containing protein, encoding MRFFTGLGVLLLLGTAGAGGLWWMWGRDLPSVQDLDVLEFSGQTRVYDRTGALVGTLTPTLGSGEGVNRNLLRLDQISPPLQKAIVTSEDRRFFEHHGVDYIGIARGLLKGLLQNDLEGGSSITQQVVKNTLLADLKSARTAERKFKEAILAYQLERNFSKQQILNAYLNVIYWGDGGRSDIIGAETAARAYFRKSAAQLNLAESVYLTTIVPAPNKRYKDFKAYRPLMRSLLDRMVEDGRVTRAQANEAWRTPIYPAGWRIGWNADGTVRSAVLERPERIQENMPPPPVQSAFHYLQAVERELIPAIGRKALYGGGKVFTGMDLTAQRSAEQASLNARLPDGATLGIALVNPANGEALALVGQKLTGGRPGDWNNATQARRQVGSSIKPLLYTLALERGWKQSDTVLDSPIGGDYQPQNYDGRWTGRYVTMRYALDHSLNLPTVRIAQELGLKSFEAKLRELGLTPPPNAGLPLSIGTLEASPLQMAAAYASFANGGLYYAPSLVRRVEDGRGQVLYTRPAPQAKRVWDVRTAWLGLDMIRGVVNDLTVYQGGLATRAQIPGWDVGGKTGTTNDVKDLWFAGVTPLVSGAVWVGKQAGGALPNWAYSGEIPTPVWQQAVAGALAGRPRQTFAEPGGITYRVVRQVEMAFREEEADREQVARDGSGNSGGGFFGGRRDPTPAPVPEPQPEVVTETPASEPTPEPLPEEVPVSEIPTEPPVEEGFTGEQGTEITPPEDIPTAEQPDPLPEVPIAPVEEPVVPEPVETPEPAPIEPEPLPEPLPEENIAPEYELPEPPADSYQEGGEPSGVQELPPVF
- a CDS encoding HAD family hydrolase — translated: MSLTLPARPAGVLFDMDGVLTSNNPWHRQAWQEVAAELLGLTLTDHDLDTKVDGGRNPEIIERLTGQVPDEELALRFHHAKEGRYRDLARGNLREVVGLGEYLDALETRGIPFALVTSADAVNVEFGMEALGFGHRFGPRILGEHVTRGKPHPEPFERGAALLGLDPRACLAHEDAVNGVRSAVGAGCTVVALTTTAPSTSLIAAGAALTVPDFTSWREWLEE
- a CDS encoding hydroxyacid-oxoacid transhydrogenase; protein product: MTLADHETIFTIEATPVKFGPGAAREAGWELARLGVRRAFVVVDPHVRSCGVADPVLESLRASGADLMEWDDVETEPGLDALNRAVRAAREANADGFVALGGGSAIDTAKVANLLATHGGEIMDYVNPPVGGGRKPPGPLRPLLAIPTTSGSGSEATTVAILDLPHLGIKTGISHRALRPTQALVDPELTRTAPGAVVAAAGLDVVCHAAESFLSRPYTSRPRPASADERPPYQGSNPVADLWSAQAIRYGGEYLRRAVEGGDDVEARGFMMLGATMAGVGFGSAGVHIPHACAYPLAGRRHVYRHPGYPGEKVFVPHGFSVIVTAPAAFRFTFDAAPARHLQAASFLTGEEYDPDDREALPRALTALMRDVGAPSGIRELGYDEADIPALVDGAMKQQRLLAVAPKMPSADDLARIFLESLRNW
- a CDS encoding YraN family protein; translation: MKGADAEDRAAAHLALLGREVVARNYRIPGGEIDLITREGETLVFTEVRQRKNARHGSAAESVTARKLALMHRAALTYLTREHGRDDLPCRLEVLTIDGPAATGTVTLIPLDGA